A single region of the Pseudomonas solani genome encodes:
- the gcvA gene encoding transcriptional regulator GcvA — protein sequence MSTLPSLSALRAFEAAARHLSVTLAARELCVTPGAVSLQVKELEAALGVQLFLRRPRSLALTAEGADYFATLRTAFRLMREATAEITARARPAVLTLTCTPGFALQWLVPRLGGFEARMPGIDVRISPSNRRMDFAHDGIDLAVRHGFGRYEGLVAERLVDDELVPVCSPALAAGTSLSTPAHLAGFTLLHDEHRHDWPLWLEAAGVPGVDATRGPLFVDSNGAIEAARAGLGVALVRRSLVHRELAAGTLAVLFDQGVASALAYFLVYPAGVLERPAVAAFREWLLAEAGRA from the coding sequence ATGAGCACCTTGCCTTCCCTCAGCGCGCTGCGCGCCTTCGAAGCGGCGGCCCGCCACCTCAGCGTGACCCTGGCCGCCCGTGAACTCTGTGTGACGCCGGGGGCGGTGAGCCTGCAGGTGAAGGAGCTGGAGGCGGCTCTCGGTGTGCAACTGTTCCTGCGCCGGCCGCGCAGCCTGGCCCTGACCGCCGAGGGCGCGGACTACTTCGCCACCCTGCGCACGGCCTTCCGCCTGATGCGTGAAGCCACCGCCGAGATCACCGCCCGCGCGCGGCCGGCGGTGCTGACCCTGACCTGCACGCCAGGCTTCGCCCTGCAGTGGCTGGTGCCTCGGCTGGGTGGCTTCGAGGCGCGGATGCCGGGGATCGACGTGCGCATCAGCCCGTCCAACCGGCGCATGGATTTCGCCCACGACGGCATCGACCTGGCGGTGCGCCACGGCTTCGGCCGCTACGAGGGGCTGGTGGCCGAGCGGCTGGTGGACGACGAGCTGGTGCCGGTGTGCAGCCCGGCGCTGGCCGCCGGTACGAGCCTGTCGACGCCCGCGCACCTGGCGGGCTTCACGCTGCTGCACGACGAGCACCGCCACGATTGGCCGCTGTGGCTGGAGGCGGCCGGCGTGCCGGGCGTGGACGCCACGCGCGGGCCGCTGTTCGTCGACAGCAACGGCGCCATCGAGGCGGCCCGGGCCGGGCTCGGGGTGGCGCTGGTGCGGCGCTCCCTTGTGCATCGCGAGCTCGCGGCCGGTACCCTGGCGGTGCTTTTCGACCAGGGCGTTGCCAGCGCCCTGGCCTATTTTCTTGTCTACCCGGCCGGCGTTCTGGAGCGTCCCGCAGTGGCGGCGTTCCGCGAATGGCTGCTGGCCGAGGCGGGCAGGGCTTGA
- a CDS encoding GNAT family N-acetyltransferase: protein MEYLIRTATPDDATAISQVVLLALAESNARDYPPAVIASVQANFGPEQVRGLLAAREVLVAEEAGCVIGTASLDGDVVRTVFVAPGAQGLGVGRRLMEHVEALARERGVAVLKVPSSITAEGFYAGLGFQAVQQIIRGEERTIVMERSLAAAQPG from the coding sequence ATGGAATACCTGATCAGAACCGCCACCCCTGACGACGCCACGGCCATCAGCCAGGTGGTGCTCCTGGCGCTGGCCGAGAGCAACGCCCGTGACTACCCGCCGGCGGTGATCGCCTCGGTGCAGGCGAACTTCGGCCCCGAGCAGGTGCGGGGGCTGCTGGCGGCGCGCGAGGTGCTGGTGGCGGAGGAGGCGGGCTGCGTGATCGGCACTGCCAGCCTGGACGGGGACGTGGTGCGCACCGTCTTCGTCGCGCCAGGTGCCCAGGGGCTGGGCGTTGGCCGGCGGCTGATGGAGCATGTCGAGGCGCTGGCGCGGGAGCGCGGCGTCGCGGTGTTGAAGGTGCCGTCGTCGATCACCGCCGAAGGCTTCTACGCGGGGCTGGGCTTCCAGGCCGTGCAGCAGATTATCCGGGGCGAGGAGCGCACCATCGTGATGGAGCGCTCGTTGGCGGCTGCTCAGCCTGGGTGA
- a CDS encoding DUF7689 domain-containing protein yields the protein MPRKKKPVNTAAVGTVQHDSLPRPVTDEEWADYSAAFPGLTRANVYVTSPGCYDGYNCIGWTVGDTTLEFDVEAVTGMVRFYLDMGFVEVPAGHDAADVDLMAISNGHFASHATKKYTGPKIDGMPDDLWESKLYPGARVTHGRLELAGETYGALVKSFRKA from the coding sequence ATGCCGCGCAAGAAGAAACCAGTGAATACCGCCGCCGTTGGCACCGTTCAACATGATTCGCTACCCAGGCCGGTCACCGATGAGGAATGGGCGGACTACAGCGCGGCCTTCCCCGGCCTGACCCGTGCCAATGTCTACGTGACCTCGCCTGGCTGCTATGACGGCTACAACTGCATCGGCTGGACCGTGGGCGACACCACGCTCGAATTCGATGTGGAGGCGGTCACCGGCATGGTGAGGTTCTACCTGGACATGGGGTTCGTCGAGGTGCCAGCGGGGCACGATGCCGCTGATGTGGACCTCATGGCCATTTCCAACGGCCATTTCGCCAGCCATGCCACCAAGAAGTACACCGGCCCCAAGATCGATGGCATGCCTGACGACTTGTGGGAATCGAAGCTCTACCCCGGCGCACGGGTCACCCACGGGCGCCTGGAGCTTGCAGGTGAGACTTACGGTGCGCTCGTGAAGTCGTTCAGGAAGGCGTGA
- a CDS encoding FMN-binding glutamate synthase family protein: MSLSLLSRYAFFAFCVLFTLATLPFIEHEWVWPFTLLTGVLSLVGILDLLQKPHAVRRNYPILGNIRYLVEGIRPEIRQYLLEADGDKLPFSRAQRSLVYARAKNEGADKPFGTLMDVYQAGFEFIGHSMRPAPLSDPSAFRIEIGGPQCKQPYSASIFNISAMSFGSLSANAIRALNQGAKLGGFYHDTGEGSISPYHREHGGDLVWELGSGYFGCRTAAGLFDPERFAAQAQDPQVRMIEIKLSQGAKPGHGGILPKHKVTQEISETRGVMMGEDCISPSRHSAFSTPVEMMQFIAQLRELSGGKPVGFKFCLGHPWEFMGIAKAMLATGIYPDFIVVDGKEGGTGAAPLEFTDHIGVPLREGLLFVHNVLVGLNLRDKIKLGASGKIVSAFDIASVLSIGADWANSARGFMFAIGCIQSQSCHTNKCPTGVATQDALRQRALVVPDKAQRVHSFHRNTLKALAEMLAAAGLDHPAQLEPRHLVRRVSDSEIRLFSQLHVFLKPGDLLKDTIEADFYGRMWEMARADSFEAACGW, translated from the coding sequence ATGAGCCTGTCGCTTCTCAGCCGCTACGCGTTCTTCGCCTTCTGCGTGCTCTTCACCCTCGCCACCCTGCCCTTCATCGAACATGAATGGGTCTGGCCCTTCACCCTGCTCACCGGCGTGCTGTCGCTGGTCGGCATTCTCGACCTACTGCAGAAACCCCACGCGGTGCGCCGCAACTACCCGATCCTGGGCAACATCCGCTACCTGGTGGAAGGCATCCGCCCGGAAATCCGCCAGTACCTGCTGGAGGCCGACGGCGACAAGCTGCCCTTCTCCCGCGCCCAGCGCTCGCTGGTGTATGCGCGGGCCAAGAACGAAGGCGCCGACAAGCCCTTCGGCACGCTGATGGACGTCTACCAGGCGGGCTTCGAATTCATCGGCCACTCCATGCGCCCGGCACCGCTGAGTGACCCGTCGGCCTTCCGCATCGAGATCGGCGGGCCGCAGTGCAAGCAGCCCTACTCGGCGTCGATCTTCAACATCTCGGCCATGAGCTTCGGCTCCCTCAGCGCCAACGCCATCCGCGCCCTCAACCAGGGCGCCAAGCTCGGCGGCTTCTACCACGACACCGGCGAAGGCAGCATCAGCCCCTACCACCGCGAGCACGGCGGCGACCTGGTGTGGGAACTGGGCAGCGGCTACTTCGGCTGCCGCACCGCCGCCGGCCTGTTCGACCCGGAGCGCTTCGCCGCCCAGGCGCAGGACCCGCAGGTGCGGATGATCGAAATCAAGCTCAGCCAGGGCGCCAAGCCCGGCCACGGCGGCATCCTGCCCAAGCACAAGGTGACCCAGGAAATCTCCGAGACCCGTGGCGTGATGATGGGCGAGGACTGCATCTCCCCCTCGCGCCACAGCGCCTTCTCCACCCCGGTGGAGATGATGCAGTTCATCGCCCAGCTGCGTGAGCTGTCCGGCGGCAAGCCGGTGGGCTTCAAGTTCTGCCTGGGCCACCCCTGGGAATTCATGGGCATCGCCAAGGCCATGCTGGCCACCGGCATCTACCCGGACTTCATCGTCGTCGACGGCAAGGAAGGCGGCACCGGCGCCGCGCCCCTGGAATTCACCGACCACATCGGCGTGCCGCTGCGCGAGGGCCTGCTGTTCGTGCACAACGTGCTGGTGGGGCTGAACCTGCGCGACAAGATCAAGCTCGGCGCCAGCGGCAAGATCGTCAGCGCCTTCGACATCGCCAGCGTGCTCTCCATCGGCGCCGACTGGGCCAACTCCGCGCGGGGCTTCATGTTCGCCATCGGTTGCATCCAGTCGCAGAGCTGCCACACCAACAAGTGCCCCACCGGCGTCGCCACCCAGGACGCCCTGCGCCAGCGCGCCCTGGTGGTGCCCGACAAGGCCCAGCGCGTGCACAGCTTCCACCGCAACACCCTCAAGGCCCTGGCCGAGATGCTCGCCGCCGCCGGCCTCGACCACCCGGCGCAGCTGGAACCGCGCCACCTGGTGCGCCGCGTCTCCGACAGCGAGATCCGCCTGTTCTCCCAGCTCCACGTGTTCCTCAAGCCGGGCGACCTGCTCAAGGACACCATCGAAGCCGACTTCTACGGCCGCATGTGGGAGATGGCCCGCGCCGATAGCTTCGAGGCCGCCTGCGGCTGGTGA
- a CDS encoding substrate-binding periplasmic protein: MSRFRILLFICLFACARPLFAEGHIRIAIGEWPPLISAAQPGNGVIPTLVSEAFATQGITVEYGFFPWKRAFEEVRQGRWQASAVWGRNPEREACCLFSERVYSDEVVLFYNRARPVQWDGTPADIERLRGLTIGLPLGSAKTPLLEEAEQRGLLKYEVGGDETSNLRKLAAGRIDAVDMVKGTGQWLVNQKLDADEAAQLTTTAPLQSWEYFVLFAGQPAGNRDYLEAFNKGLAALRASGREAELWRRFFAAPR; the protein is encoded by the coding sequence ATGTCCCGATTCCGGATCCTGTTGTTCATCTGCCTGTTCGCCTGCGCCCGCCCGCTCTTCGCCGAGGGCCACATCCGCATCGCCATCGGCGAGTGGCCGCCTCTTATCAGCGCCGCGCAGCCCGGCAATGGCGTGATCCCCACCCTGGTCAGCGAGGCCTTCGCCACCCAGGGCATCACCGTGGAATACGGTTTCTTTCCCTGGAAGCGCGCCTTCGAGGAAGTGCGCCAGGGCCGCTGGCAGGCCTCGGCCGTGTGGGGCCGCAACCCCGAGCGCGAGGCCTGCTGCCTGTTCTCCGAGCGGGTCTACAGCGACGAAGTGGTGCTCTTCTACAACCGCGCCCGCCCCGTGCAATGGGACGGCACGCCGGCCGACATCGAGCGCCTGCGCGGCCTGACCATCGGCCTGCCCCTGGGCTCGGCGAAGACCCCGCTGCTGGAAGAGGCCGAACAACGCGGCCTGCTGAAATACGAAGTGGGCGGCGACGAAACCAGCAACCTGCGCAAGCTCGCCGCCGGGCGTATCGACGCCGTGGACATGGTCAAGGGCACCGGGCAGTGGCTGGTGAACCAGAAACTGGACGCGGACGAAGCCGCGCAGCTGACCACCACCGCACCGCTGCAAAGCTGGGAGTACTTCGTGCTGTTCGCCGGGCAACCCGCCGGCAACCGCGATTATCTGGAGGCCTTCAACAAGGGCCTGGCCGCCCTGCGCGCCAGCGGGCGCGAGGCCGAGTTGTGGCGGCGTTTCTTCGCCGCGCCGCGCTAG
- a CDS encoding periplasmic heavy metal sensor, with protein MNRTWLLGGALLLSLAGNAFLGGWLIARPAPGDSGFQGQPMRQLIARVRELPAEQRGEVRAVIRQHAPQLRDLARTNRDNRQQLLDELAREPLDAAAVERRLAQQREATAALQSAAQAMLLEIAGKLPVEQRRRFFDRPQAFGAP; from the coding sequence ATGAACAGGACCTGGCTGCTCGGCGGCGCCCTGCTGCTCTCCCTGGCCGGCAATGCCTTTCTCGGCGGCTGGCTGATCGCCCGCCCGGCACCGGGCGACTCCGGCTTCCAGGGCCAGCCCATGCGCCAACTCATTGCACGGGTCCGGGAGCTGCCCGCCGAGCAACGCGGCGAGGTGCGCGCGGTGATCCGCCAGCACGCCCCGCAGTTGCGCGACCTGGCCCGCACCAACCGCGACAACCGCCAGCAACTGCTCGATGAATTGGCCCGCGAGCCCCTGGACGCCGCCGCCGTCGAACGACGCTTAGCCCAGCAGCGCGAAGCCACGGCAGCGCTGCAGAGCGCGGCCCAGGCGATGCTGCTGGAGATCGCCGGCAAACTGCCCGTGGAGCAGCGCCGCCGCTTCTTCGACCGCCCACAGGCCTTCGGCGCACCGTGA
- a CDS encoding sigma-70 family RNA polymerase sigma factor, protein MELDDEQLMAAVAEGDQRAFATLVQRHLPRAYAIARRVLPEQADAEDAAQEAFTRIWTHAADWQPGRARFTTWLQRILVNQCLDQLRRRKRRPEQGIDALLEELLDPGADTAAEVQRAREAAEVQRVVQRLPDKQRMAVVLCYFEEHSNPQAAELMGVHIKALEGLLGRARAQLRRWLPGRPNEENTDER, encoded by the coding sequence ATGGAACTCGATGACGAGCAGTTGATGGCCGCCGTGGCCGAAGGCGACCAACGCGCCTTCGCCACCCTGGTGCAACGCCACCTGCCCCGCGCCTACGCCATCGCCCGGCGCGTGCTGCCCGAGCAGGCCGATGCCGAGGACGCCGCCCAGGAAGCCTTCACCCGCATCTGGACCCACGCCGCCGACTGGCAACCGGGCCGGGCGCGCTTCACCACCTGGCTGCAGCGCATCCTGGTCAACCAGTGCCTGGACCAGTTGCGCCGCCGCAAGCGCCGCCCCGAGCAGGGCATCGACGCCCTGCTGGAGGAGCTGCTCGACCCCGGTGCCGACACCGCCGCCGAAGTGCAGCGCGCCCGCGAGGCCGCCGAGGTGCAACGGGTGGTGCAGCGCCTGCCGGACAAACAGCGCATGGCCGTGGTGCTCTGCTACTTCGAGGAGCACAGCAACCCCCAGGCGGCGGAGCTGATGGGCGTGCATATCAAGGCCCTGGAGGGGCTGCTGGGCCGCGCCCGTGCGCAACTGCGCCGCTGGCTGCCCGGCCGCCCGAACGAGGAGAACACCGATGAACGATGA
- a CDS encoding LysR family transcriptional regulator, with translation MDILFNMRAFVCVAETGSFTAAAARLDLTTSYVSRAVATLETHLRTRLLHRTTRRIALTEAGQRYLLRCEQILGYIEEAEAEASEAHARPAGNLKVHAMTGIGQHYLIKAIAQYSETYPDVSFDLTLANRTTDILDEGYDISVVIAQELPDSGFISKQLGTTYSVLCASPAYIAKHGAPRQPSDLTQHRCLRLVNSVMALDKWLFEGPDGQQMISINHTPFQANTADAMTEALIAGMGIGVLPVYSAVKGLEDGSLVRVLPRHSLFPLGIYALYPSRQFLDAKIRTWVEFLRDFLPDRLKADDAVITACSNALAPQP, from the coding sequence ATGGACATCCTCTTCAACATGCGCGCCTTCGTCTGCGTGGCCGAAACCGGCAGCTTCACCGCTGCGGCGGCCCGTCTCGACCTCACCACCTCCTACGTATCGCGCGCCGTGGCCACCCTGGAAACCCACCTGCGTACCCGCCTGCTGCACCGCACCACCCGTCGCATCGCCCTCACCGAAGCCGGCCAGCGCTACCTGCTGCGCTGCGAGCAGATCCTCGGCTACATAGAGGAAGCCGAAGCCGAAGCCAGCGAAGCCCACGCCCGCCCCGCCGGCAACCTCAAGGTCCACGCCATGACCGGCATCGGCCAGCACTACCTGATCAAGGCCATCGCCCAGTACAGCGAGACCTACCCCGACGTCAGCTTCGACCTGACCCTGGCCAACCGCACCACCGACATCCTCGACGAGGGCTACGACATCTCGGTGGTGATCGCCCAGGAGCTGCCCGACTCGGGGTTCATCTCCAAGCAGCTCGGCACCACCTACAGCGTGCTCTGCGCCTCCCCCGCCTACATCGCCAAACACGGCGCCCCGCGCCAGCCGTCGGACCTCACCCAGCACCGCTGCCTGCGCCTGGTGAACTCGGTGATGGCCCTGGACAAATGGCTGTTCGAGGGCCCGGACGGGCAGCAGATGATCTCCATCAACCACACCCCCTTCCAGGCCAACACCGCCGACGCCATGACCGAAGCGCTGATCGCCGGCATGGGCATCGGCGTGCTGCCGGTGTACTCCGCGGTCAAGGGCCTGGAAGACGGCAGCCTGGTGCGCGTGCTGCCGCGCCACAGCCTGTTCCCCCTGGGCATCTACGCCCTCTACCCGTCGCGGCAGTTCCTCGACGCGAAAATCCGCACCTGGGTGGAATTCCTCCGCGACTTCCTCCCCGACCGCCTCAAGGCCGACGACGCGGTGATCACCGCCTGCAGCAATGCCCTGGCGCCGCAGCCGTAG
- a CDS encoding efflux transporter outer membrane subunit, with the protein MPRNRRPGLTRASLFAVFPLLCSCIDSSGLAPSSRPLDAHELAPGAAISTAQAEAGWPAGQWWRAYGDPQLDRWMDRALAGSPSLAMAAARVRQARARAGVVEADEAPQLGLDASLQRKRWPDDAFYGPGDLARSSSWNNTSQLGFSYPLDLWGRERSRGESALDQARATASEARLAALELQGNLVRSYIGLALHHAELDIAEAELARQEQLLALTRQRRHDGIGTGLEETRAQLGLPEARRQIDLLHEAIALDHNQLAALAGAGPGEGEALQRPALSPLLDLGLPPRLPLELLGHRPDLVAARWRVAAEARGIEAAKADFYPNVDLLGGLGTSAVQGGVLDFLRYDKLTWGLGPALSLPVYDGGLRRGRLAEAGAGYDLAVEGYNQALVLAIKGVADALVRLKSLREQQHLAAESVTQAQHAFDLAQLARQRGLTDQRAVLEAQPALLQAQRLQQQVRAARLVAQADLLLQLGGGVLPVAAGPQPERLTPSEPTLHIPHP; encoded by the coding sequence GTGCCCCGCAATCGTCGGCCCGGGTTGACCCGAGCCAGTCTGTTCGCCGTCTTCCCGCTTCTGTGTTCCTGTATCGATTCCTCCGGCCTCGCGCCATCCTCCCGGCCCCTGGACGCCCATGAACTGGCGCCGGGCGCGGCCATCAGCACCGCCCAGGCCGAGGCCGGCTGGCCCGCCGGGCAGTGGTGGCGCGCCTATGGCGACCCGCAGCTGGACCGCTGGATGGACCGCGCCCTGGCCGGCAGCCCGAGCCTGGCCATGGCCGCCGCGCGGGTGCGCCAGGCCCGGGCGCGGGCCGGCGTGGTGGAGGCCGACGAGGCGCCGCAACTGGGTCTGGACGCCAGCCTGCAACGCAAGCGCTGGCCCGACGATGCCTTCTACGGCCCCGGCGACCTGGCCCGCAGCAGCAGCTGGAACAACACCAGCCAGCTGGGCTTTTCCTACCCGCTGGATCTCTGGGGCCGCGAGCGCAGCCGTGGCGAGTCGGCCCTCGACCAGGCCCGGGCGACGGCGAGCGAGGCGCGCCTGGCGGCCCTGGAGCTGCAAGGCAACCTGGTGCGCAGCTATATAGGCCTGGCCCTGCACCACGCCGAGCTGGATATTGCCGAAGCCGAGCTGGCCCGCCAGGAACAGCTGCTGGCGCTAACCCGCCAGCGCCGCCACGACGGCATCGGCACCGGCCTGGAAGAGACCCGCGCCCAGCTGGGCCTGCCCGAGGCCCGCCGGCAGATCGACCTGCTGCACGAGGCCATCGCGCTGGACCACAACCAGCTCGCCGCCCTGGCCGGCGCGGGGCCGGGGGAGGGCGAGGCCCTGCAACGCCCGGCGCTGTCGCCATTGCTGGACTTGGGCCTGCCGCCGCGCCTGCCCCTGGAGCTGCTCGGCCACCGGCCGGACCTGGTGGCCGCGCGCTGGCGGGTGGCGGCCGAAGCGCGGGGCATCGAGGCGGCGAAGGCGGACTTCTACCCCAACGTCGACCTGCTCGGCGGCCTCGGCACCTCGGCGGTGCAGGGTGGGGTGCTGGACTTCCTGCGCTACGACAAGCTGACCTGGGGCCTGGGCCCGGCGCTGTCCCTGCCCGTCTATGACGGTGGCCTGCGCCGTGGCCGCCTGGCCGAGGCGGGGGCCGGCTACGACCTGGCGGTGGAGGGCTACAACCAGGCGCTGGTGCTGGCGATCAAGGGCGTGGCCGATGCCCTGGTGCGGCTGAAGTCCCTGCGCGAGCAGCAGCACCTGGCTGCCGAGTCGGTGACCCAGGCGCAACATGCCTTCGACCTGGCCCAGTTGGCCCGCCAGCGCGGCCTCACCGACCAGCGCGCGGTGCTGGAGGCGCAACCGGCGCTGCTCCAGGCCCAACGCCTGCAGCAGCAGGTGCGCGCCGCACGCCTGGTGGCCCAGGCCGATCTGTTGCTGCAACTGGGCGGCGGCGTGCTGCCGGTGGCCGCCGGCCCGCAGCCGGAGCGACTGACGCCCAGCGAACCCACGCTGCATATCCCCCATCCCTGA